Genomic DNA from Dethiosulfovibrio peptidovorans:
GGGATCCCCCTTCACCCTGGGGTTCTCCCACGCTGGAGCCTTCGGGGCTGCTCTGACGGTGATGGTGCTGGACGGGCTTTCCGAGCGCCTTCCCTACGCCGTGATGTCCGTGGGCCCCGGAATCGTCGCTGTGGGAGCTTTCATCCTGTGTATGCTGGCCACGGGAGTCATCCTGGCTGTTTCGGCCTATCGGGGAGCGTCTCCAGAGACTATGGTCCTCTGCGGGGTTGCCATTGGATCTCTCTGTACGGCCGGGACCATGATTTTGCAGTACTTCGCCGACGATATCCAGCTTGCTGCCATGGTCTTCTGGAGTTTCGGTGACTTGGGACGGGCCGACTGGGCGGACTTGGGGCTTATGGTGGCGGTCCTTCTTCCTGCTGGACTCTACTTCTTCCTGCGTCGATGGGACTTCAACGCCGTGGAGGCGGGAGATGAGCTGGCACGCGGTTTGGGTGTTCACGTATCTCGACTTCGTCTTGTCGGACTGATGGTCTCGGCTTTGATGGTATCGGTGACCGTGGCCTGCCTGGGTGTCATTGGATTCGTGGGGCTTGTCTGTCCTCATGGAGTCCGGCGGATAATCGGAGATGACCATCGGTATCTTCTGCCTACCAGTGCAGTTGCAGGCGCTCTCCTGCTCCTTCTGGCAGACACGGCAGCCCGGCAGATAGTGGCTCCTCACGTGCTGCCAGTTTCGGTCCTTACCTCATTTTTGGGAGCTCCTACGTTTCTGTGGCTCCTTGTGAGGAAACGACGATGACCTTCTCTGTTCGGGGGCTGGGTTTCCGATGGGGGAAGAAATGGGTGTTTCGCGAAGTCTCCTTTTCGGTCGACCCTGGGGAAATCCTGGCGGTTATGGGGCCGAACGGAGTGGGTAAGACCACTTTGCTTCGATGCCTCAACGGCATCCTTGTCCCTCACGAGGGGGCCGTTTGGGTAGATGGAGGGCGTGTGGGGGCCATGTCTCGAGACCAGGTGGCTCGGAGTATGGGCTATGTTCCTCAGTACACAGTCCCCCAAAGGATGACAGTTTTCGACGCGGTTCTTCTGGGGCGTCGCCCTCATATGAGGTTCACCGTCACCGATCGGGACCTGGTTATGGTGGAGAGCGTTCTTGATCTCCTCGATCTCGGAGGGCTCCGTCTTCGGACTCTGGATCGAATGAGCGGCGGCGAGCGTCAGAAAGTCGCTGTGGCACGGGCCTTGGTTCAGGATCCGTCTGTGCTCCTTCTGGATGAGCCCACGGCCAGTCTGGATATGAAAAACAGGGTTGAGCTCATGGAGGTGTTACGGCGGACAGTTCAGGAGCATGGCCTGGCGGCGGTGACCACAATCCACGATGTGAACGGGGCCCTTCGGTATGCTGATCGATGTCTGTTCCTTCGGGACGGGAGTGTGGAAGCATGGTGCCGTCCGGCTGAGGTGACCGAGACGGTGATTCAGCGGGTGTATGGCTTAGCCGTCGAGCTGGTGAACCATCGAGGTATTCCGCTGGTGGTACCGAAAGGAGAGCCATGATGGATTACTACGAACTGGATCCCATAGGAATTATCCGGTCTCCCTACAAAAGGACGGAGGACATCCCCAGACAAGGGCACCATCGTCCCGAAATGGTGGCCACAGCAGTACTGGAACCTAAGTGGGCTCGGGCCATGATGGGTTTGGAGCGTCACGAGAGACTACTCTTTCTCTTTTTATTCCATCGATCCGAGGAAATCCATGTAACGGAGAACCGCCCCTGGTTTGACGGAGAGCGGGGGGTTTTTGCCACCAGGAGCCCCCATCGGCCAAATCATATAGGCGTGACAGAGGTGGAGGTGGTCTCAATTCAAGGTATGGACATTACCTTTCGAGGTCCTGACATGTTGGACGGGACCCCACTGGTCGATATCAAACCACTGGTTCGGAGAGATCGGCCCGTCGAATGCCTTAACTGAAGGTTATCCATCCCTCGGAGTCTTGGGAAAGCTCCTGTTTTTTTCGGAGGCGCATCTGCGGCATAGCTACAGTGGTGAT
This window encodes:
- a CDS encoding iron ABC transporter permease, with product MHLTRSQVSSAYRQYLGRKRFFFLALCLCAGGALCLSLSIGASGLPLIRVVRGLVGLGDVRDRLILWNIRMPQAMAAVVAGAALSLSGVAMQAILRNPLGSPFTLGFSHAGAFGAALTVMVLDGLSERLPYAVMSVGPGIVAVGAFILCMLATGVILAVSAYRGASPETMVLCGVAIGSLCTAGTMILQYFADDIQLAAMVFWSFGDLGRADWADLGLMVAVLLPAGLYFFLRRWDFNAVEAGDELARGLGVHVSRLRLVGLMVSALMVSVTVACLGVIGFVGLVCPHGVRRIIGDDHRYLLPTSAVAGALLLLLADTAARQIVAPHVLPVSVLTSFLGAPTFLWLLVRKRR
- a CDS encoding iron ABC transporter ATP-binding protein is translated as MTFSVRGLGFRWGKKWVFREVSFSVDPGEILAVMGPNGVGKTTLLRCLNGILVPHEGAVWVDGGRVGAMSRDQVARSMGYVPQYTVPQRMTVFDAVLLGRRPHMRFTVTDRDLVMVESVLDLLDLGGLRLRTLDRMSGGERQKVAVARALVQDPSVLLLDEPTASLDMKNRVELMEVLRRTVQEHGLAAVTTIHDVNGALRYADRCLFLRDGSVEAWCRPAEVTETVIQRVYGLAVELVNHRGIPLVVPKGEP
- the tsaA gene encoding tRNA (N6-threonylcarbamoyladenosine(37)-N6)-methyltransferase TrmO, producing the protein MMDYYELDPIGIIRSPYKRTEDIPRQGHHRPEMVATAVLEPKWARAMMGLERHERLLFLFLFHRSEEIHVTENRPWFDGERGVFATRSPHRPNHIGVTEVEVVSIQGMDITFRGPDMLDGTPLVDIKPLVRRDRPVECLN